Proteins encoded within one genomic window of Candidatus Binatus sp.:
- the rsmB gene encoding 16S rRNA (cytosine(967)-C(5))-methyltransferase RsmB: MSEDQAKIPPAGRSSSRTDEGLASRTAAAEILYRVDQESGYADVLLGGRLPDFAPADRRLITRLVLGTLAWRGRLDYELTQLTGRKLEGIQPAALAIMRMGLFQLRFLDRIPQHAVVDTAVSIAKRIPEARKASGFVNAVMRRATRETAPMPARERNEKSYLAVMYSHPRWMVERFVDWFGVANAERLMTANNDAAPNVIRLNLARGSRAEIIENLSADGFEIGAPGRAPETIVLSSAPHFESRAYRDGLFHAQSEASQMVARMLAPRAGATVVDCAAAPGGKATHLAELVGERGRVIAVDLNLGGLRNARGLAHRLRHRNLEFVCADLAAAVPLAPSSIEAVLLDAPCTGIGTLREHPEIKWRLKPGDPARMAAIQSLMLEHAAAIVRRAGAIVYSVCSIAPEEGEGVVDGFLARHGDFEIDRAVAADGVLKDVIDARGFMKTRPDVGGLDGFFAARLVRRRFA, encoded by the coding sequence ATGAGCGAAGATCAGGCGAAAATACCGCCCGCCGGGCGATCGAGCTCGCGGACCGACGAAGGGCTCGCGTCGCGAACGGCGGCGGCCGAGATTCTGTATCGCGTCGATCAGGAGTCCGGTTACGCCGACGTTCTGCTGGGCGGGCGGCTGCCCGATTTTGCGCCGGCGGATCGCCGGCTGATCACGCGGCTGGTGCTCGGGACGCTCGCATGGAGGGGACGCCTCGATTACGAGCTGACGCAGCTGACGGGACGCAAGCTCGAAGGGATTCAGCCCGCGGCGCTGGCGATCATGCGGATGGGGCTTTTTCAGCTTCGATTTCTTGACCGGATTCCGCAGCACGCGGTGGTGGATACTGCGGTCAGCATTGCCAAGCGAATTCCCGAGGCGCGCAAGGCGTCGGGCTTCGTCAATGCCGTAATGCGCCGCGCGACCCGTGAGACGGCGCCGATGCCGGCGCGGGAGCGCAACGAAAAAAGTTATCTCGCCGTTATGTATTCGCATCCACGCTGGATGGTCGAACGATTCGTCGATTGGTTCGGCGTCGCCAATGCCGAGCGCCTGATGACGGCGAACAACGACGCCGCGCCCAACGTGATCAGGCTCAATCTCGCGCGCGGATCCCGCGCGGAGATAATCGAGAACCTGAGCGCCGACGGTTTCGAGATCGGCGCGCCCGGCCGCGCGCCCGAAACGATCGTGCTCAGCAGCGCGCCGCACTTCGAGTCGCGCGCGTATCGCGACGGCCTGTTCCACGCGCAATCCGAAGCGTCGCAGATGGTCGCGCGAATGCTGGCGCCGCGTGCGGGCGCGACGGTCGTGGATTGTGCGGCGGCGCCGGGCGGCAAGGCGACCCATCTGGCGGAGTTGGTGGGAGAGCGCGGCCGAGTGATCGCGGTGGACCTCAATCTGGGCGGACTCAGGAACGCGCGCGGCCTGGCGCACCGACTGCGGCATCGTAATCTCGAGTTTGTTTGCGCCGACCTGGCGGCTGCGGTGCCGCTTGCACCCTCGAGCATCGAAGCGGTGCTGCTCGACGCGCCGTGCACGGGAATCGGGACCTTGCGGGAGCATCCGGAGATCAAGTGGCGGCTCAAGCCCGGCGATCCGGCGCGAATGGCTGCGATACAATCGCTAATGCTCGAGCATGCGGCGGCGATCGTGCGTCGCGCGGGCGCGATCGTGTATTCGGTTTGCAGCATCGCACCCGAAGAGGGCGAAGGCGTGGTCGATGGATTTCTCGCGCGCCACGGCGATTTCGAAATCGATCGCGCCGTTGCGGCTGACGGCGTGTTGAAAGACGTGATCGACGCGCGAGGATTCATGAAGACGCGGCCGGACGTCGGCGGACTGGACGGTTTTTTCGCCGCGCGCCTGGTTCGCAGGAGATTCGCTTGA
- the fmt gene encoding methionyl-tRNA formyltransferase — MTCAPPRCESKIAESLKIVFMGTPALAARILERLVTASGAGFRVVGVVTRPNQPRGRGLGTEPSAVGALAARHEIPTLKPVKIRTPEFLSELKAFAPDLLVVAAYGRILPKSILDAARIAPINVHASLLPRHRGAAPIEAAILAGDAETGVTIMRIVERMDAGPIYLQRSISIESGDTQGTLKEKLAELGADAVLEAIDLAARGALVETPQDEAIASYTAQVEKKDAVIDWTASAVQIERMTRAYDPWPVARTRLGGDEVLIWRAAVAHEDGSVESPGTIVSVKPSPVVQCGTGRLRLLEVQAAGRKRISAADFLRGKRVEAGAQFGS, encoded by the coding sequence ATAACGTGCGCCCCTCCACGGTGCGAATCTAAAATCGCCGAGTCACTAAAGATCGTTTTCATGGGCACGCCGGCCTTGGCGGCCCGCATCCTGGAGCGGCTCGTAACGGCTTCGGGAGCCGGCTTCCGCGTGGTCGGAGTTGTCACGCGCCCCAACCAGCCGCGCGGGCGCGGGCTCGGCACGGAGCCGAGCGCGGTCGGCGCGCTCGCGGCGCGCCATGAAATTCCGACGCTGAAGCCCGTCAAAATTCGGACGCCGGAATTTTTGAGCGAGCTGAAGGCATTCGCGCCCGATCTCCTGGTGGTGGCTGCTTATGGACGCATTTTGCCAAAGTCGATTCTCGACGCTGCGCGAATCGCGCCGATCAACGTCCACGCATCGCTCCTGCCGCGCCATCGCGGTGCCGCCCCGATCGAAGCTGCGATCCTGGCGGGCGACGCCGAAACCGGAGTCACGATCATGCGGATCGTCGAGCGGATGGACGCCGGCCCGATCTATTTGCAGCGCAGCATTTCGATCGAATCAGGCGACACGCAAGGAACGTTGAAGGAAAAACTCGCGGAGCTTGGTGCGGACGCAGTGCTCGAGGCGATCGATCTGGCTGCGCGCGGCGCGCTGGTCGAAACACCGCAGGACGAAGCGATCGCCAGCTACACGGCACAGGTCGAAAAGAAGGACGCGGTGATCGATTGGACGGCGAGCGCCGTGCAAATCGAGCGGATGACGCGCGCATACGATCCGTGGCCGGTGGCGCGGACGCGCCTGGGCGGCGACGAAGTTCTCATCTGGCGCGCCGCGGTTGCGCACGAGGACGGAAGCGTCGAGTCTCCTGGCACGATCGTGAGCGTGAAGCCCAGTCCCGTGGTCCAGTGCGGAACCGGTCGACTCAGGCTGCTCGAGGTGCAAGCTGCCGGGCGAAAGAGAATTTCCGCGGCTGATTTCCTTCGCGGCAAACGCGTGGAAGCCGGCGCGCAGTTCGGCTCATGA
- the def gene encoding peptide deformylase, producing the protein MALLKIRKFPDDSLKQPAAPVKNINGNVEGLIDSMVQTMYAAPGVGLAAPQVGESKRIIVLDTDHEQPGKHLLKLINPRVVEAEGKIVWEEGCLSVIDYTADVERAARVLVRAWTPDEKEIEIEAGDLLAVALQHEIDHLDGKLFIDRISRIKRELYKRKLKKLIKEGKADNVRPSTVRI; encoded by the coding sequence ATGGCGCTGCTGAAAATCCGCAAATTTCCCGACGACTCGCTCAAGCAGCCGGCCGCCCCGGTCAAAAATATCAACGGCAACGTCGAAGGCCTGATCGACAGCATGGTGCAGACCATGTACGCCGCGCCGGGCGTGGGCCTGGCCGCGCCGCAGGTCGGCGAATCGAAGCGGATAATCGTGCTCGACACCGACCATGAACAGCCCGGCAAGCATCTGCTGAAACTCATCAACCCACGGGTGGTAGAGGCCGAGGGCAAGATCGTTTGGGAAGAGGGATGCCTGTCGGTGATCGATTACACCGCCGACGTGGAACGCGCGGCGCGGGTGCTGGTGCGCGCGTGGACGCCCGACGAGAAGGAGATCGAGATCGAAGCCGGCGATCTGCTCGCAGTGGCGTTGCAGCACGAGATCGATCATCTTGACGGCAAACTCTTCATCGACCGCATCAGCCGAATCAAACGCGAACTCTACAAGCGCAAACTGAAAAAGTTAATCAAGGAGGGCAAAGCCGATAACGTGCGCCCCTCCACGGTGCGAATCTAA
- a CDS encoding alpha/beta hydrolase — translation MNETNEHQPMHHVPRAHHAFDVKMKDGATIHVRQHGIPGAPRLVLSHGNGLAIDGYFPFWGPLRERYEVIVFDFRNHGHNPLHSAQGHTWQNFVADMDAVWHAINRELGAKPAAGLFHSLSGVTAAMHALKHGPRFDALVLFDPPVYPRQGHPIQYLQYSDKESLASRAARRPERYKDPMELARQFAKRFKRWVPEAYELMARATLRHDRASGDWILACPREYEAQVFSSAANPDLWPQMAHCPAPVKLVCGDPTLEDVMAPALIGRAMAEELGLAYEAIAGTSHFLQIERPAECIRAVESFLAPLGLAAPVAL, via the coding sequence ATGAACGAGACGAACGAGCATCAACCGATGCATCATGTGCCGCGCGCGCATCACGCCTTCGATGTGAAGATGAAGGACGGCGCGACGATCCACGTCCGCCAGCACGGCATCCCCGGCGCGCCGCGCCTGGTGCTCAGTCACGGCAACGGGCTTGCGATCGACGGATATTTTCCATTCTGGGGACCGTTGCGCGAGCGTTACGAAGTGATCGTCTTCGATTTCCGCAATCACGGGCACAACCCGTTGCACAGCGCGCAAGGGCATACGTGGCAAAACTTCGTCGCCGATATGGACGCAGTCTGGCACGCGATTAATCGCGAGCTTGGCGCCAAGCCTGCCGCCGGGCTGTTTCATTCGCTGTCGGGCGTCACGGCTGCGATGCATGCGCTCAAGCATGGACCGCGATTCGACGCGCTGGTGCTGTTCGATCCGCCGGTTTATCCGCGCCAAGGGCATCCAATCCAGTACCTGCAGTATTCCGACAAGGAATCGCTCGCCTCGCGCGCGGCGCGGCGCCCCGAGCGCTACAAGGATCCGATGGAGCTGGCTAGGCAGTTCGCCAAGCGCTTCAAAAGATGGGTGCCGGAAGCTTACGAACTGATGGCGCGGGCGACGCTGCGCCACGATCGCGCGAGCGGCGACTGGATTCTTGCGTGCCCGCGCGAATATGAGGCGCAGGTTTTTTCCAGCGCTGCGAACCCGGATCTGTGGCCGCAGATGGCGCATTGCCCGGCGCCGGTAAAACTCGTGTGCGGAGATCCGACGCTGGAAGACGTGATGGCGCCGGCGCTGATCGGGCGCGCGATGGCCGAGGAGCTGGGACTGGCGTACGAAGCGATCGCGGGGACCTCGCATTTTCTTCAAATCGAGCGTCCCGCCGAGTGCATCCGCGCAGTGGAATCGTTTCTTGCGCCGCTCGGACTCGCCGCGCCAGTTGCCCTTTGA
- the priA gene encoding replication restart helicase PriA, with the protein MQANVVIVGATRGFETLTYSIPPALDGRIQPGHRVLAPLRSRKLTGVVTQVGEHLSAGQLKPILEVLEPRPLFDRAHLQLMEFLASYYMVSIADAYRIVIPAVARVESRTAYRLATPPDQLARAAFTRVERAIIETIAKRAATTRSLEKIGPPGEVRATIARFVADGTLERRDAATGRHRDTADSIARLAGCASIEGVRGSKQREVLSAIANAGAAGARIADLKAEIDGASAALKSLARRGLIAIEAAPGAITHNVAAAEFDLTVEQQVALDAISPAIEHRRYEAFLLWGVTASGKTEIYLKLAARALAAGRNVLILVPEIALADEIVRSFRARFGSLVGIAHSAQSVSERWASWMAAIGGQARVMIGPRSVIFAPIHDAGLIVVDEEHDASYKNEEGIYYHARDLAVALAGFSNCPIVLGSATPSSESYANSRRGRYRLIRLSRRVNDRAMASVEVVDMRREVADARRLAAAKPANGAGPAQPKPQAAEVPDAVPLSAALAAALRENLASGGQSMVFLNRRGFHNFLQCHICGNVIACPNCSVSMTFHMRDRSLRCHYCNNHTAAPDTCPECHGYGLKGQGFGTERLTQALAEMMPAARIERMDSDTSSLRGARARMLAELRAGEIDILVGTQMITKGFDFPGVTLAAVVNADLALNMPDFRSAERTFQLLTQVAGRAGRGERPGRVIIQTYAPNHYSIRAARDQDYARFMRRELQLRRDLMYPPFARLAMVRIEGAEPRLVRRTAEAVAKSLATASTPEGIRVLGPAPAPIERIKQRYRWQVMVKSRELKPMRAAIAAMRAEVGPSAERDGVFLAIDIDPVRML; encoded by the coding sequence ATGCAGGCAAATGTTGTGATCGTCGGCGCAACGCGCGGATTCGAAACGCTGACGTATTCGATTCCGCCGGCGCTCGACGGGCGCATCCAGCCGGGGCATCGCGTGCTCGCGCCGCTGCGCTCGCGCAAGCTGACGGGAGTGGTCACGCAGGTCGGCGAGCACCTTTCGGCCGGACAACTGAAGCCCATCCTCGAAGTCCTCGAGCCGCGGCCGCTGTTCGATCGCGCGCATCTGCAGTTGATGGAGTTCCTCGCGTCTTACTACATGGTTTCGATTGCGGACGCGTACCGGATCGTGATTCCCGCGGTCGCGCGGGTCGAGTCGAGGACCGCGTACCGGCTCGCGACTCCCCCCGACCAGTTGGCGCGCGCCGCGTTCACGCGAGTCGAGCGCGCGATTATCGAGACGATCGCCAAGCGCGCGGCAACCACGCGCAGCCTTGAGAAAATCGGCCCGCCCGGCGAGGTGCGCGCCACCATCGCCCGCTTCGTCGCGGACGGCACCCTCGAGCGCCGCGACGCTGCCACGGGGAGGCATCGCGATACCGCGGATTCGATCGCGCGACTCGCCGGATGCGCAAGCATCGAGGGCGTTCGCGGCTCGAAGCAGCGTGAAGTGCTCAGTGCGATCGCCAACGCCGGCGCCGCAGGCGCGCGCATCGCGGATCTGAAGGCTGAAATCGACGGCGCGAGCGCGGCGTTGAAGAGCCTCGCCCGTCGCGGGTTGATCGCGATCGAGGCGGCGCCCGGCGCGATAACCCATAATGTCGCGGCGGCCGAGTTCGACCTCACCGTTGAGCAGCAAGTCGCGCTGGATGCGATTTCACCGGCCATCGAGCACCGGCGCTACGAAGCGTTTTTGCTCTGGGGTGTCACCGCCAGCGGCAAGACCGAAATTTACCTTAAGCTTGCCGCGCGCGCGCTCGCGGCCGGGCGAAACGTTTTGATCCTGGTGCCCGAGATCGCGCTCGCCGACGAGATCGTGCGATCGTTTCGCGCGCGTTTCGGTTCGCTGGTTGGCATCGCCCACAGCGCGCAGAGCGTGTCGGAGCGATGGGCGAGCTGGATGGCGGCGATTGGCGGGCAGGCGCGAGTGATGATCGGTCCGCGCTCGGTGATCTTTGCGCCGATTCACGACGCCGGGTTGATCGTCGTTGACGAGGAGCATGACGCTTCGTACAAAAATGAGGAAGGCATTTACTATCACGCACGCGACCTCGCGGTCGCGCTCGCCGGATTTTCGAATTGCCCCATCGTGCTCGGCTCGGCGACCCCGTCGAGCGAGTCGTATGCGAATTCGCGGCGCGGACGGTACCGGCTGATCCGGCTCTCGCGGCGGGTGAACGATCGCGCGATGGCATCGGTCGAAGTCGTCGATATGCGGCGCGAAGTCGCCGACGCGCGCAGGCTTGCGGCGGCCAAGCCCGCAAATGGAGCGGGACCGGCACAGCCGAAGCCTCAAGCGGCGGAAGTTCCGGATGCGGTGCCGCTCTCGGCGGCGTTGGCCGCCGCGCTGCGCGAAAATCTCGCGTCGGGCGGCCAGAGCATGGTCTTCCTCAACCGCCGCGGGTTTCACAATTTTCTGCAATGCCATATCTGCGGCAACGTGATCGCGTGCCCGAACTGCAGCGTCAGCATGACGTTTCATATGCGCGACCGCTCGCTCCGATGCCATTACTGCAACAATCATACGGCGGCGCCCGACACCTGCCCCGAATGCCATGGCTACGGGCTCAAGGGCCAGGGCTTCGGCACCGAGAGACTCACGCAGGCGTTGGCGGAGATGATGCCGGCGGCGAGGATCGAAAGAATGGACTCCGACACCAGCAGTCTGCGCGGAGCGCGTGCGCGGATGCTGGCCGAGCTTCGCGCGGGTGAAATAGATATCCTGGTCGGTACGCAGATGATCACCAAGGGTTTCGATTTTCCCGGCGTCACGCTGGCCGCGGTGGTAAACGCCGATTTGGCGCTGAACATGCCCGACTTCCGCTCCGCCGAGCGAACGTTTCAATTGTTGACACAGGTCGCGGGACGCGCGGGACGCGGCGAGCGTCCGGGCCGCGTGATCATTCAGACCTACGCGCCCAATCACTACAGCATCCGCGCCGCCAGGGATCAGGACTACGCGCGCTTCATGCGGCGCGAGTTGCAACTGCGCCGCGACCTTATGTATCCGCCGTTTGCGCGCCTCGCGATGGTGCGAATCGAGGGCGCGGAGCCGCGCCTGGTCAGGCGCACGGCCGAGGCGGTCGCCAAATCGCTGGCTACGGCTTCGACCCCGGAGGGAATCCGCGTGCTGGGGCCGGCGCCTGCGCCGATCGAACGGATCAAGCAGCGCTACCGCTGGCAGGTGATGGTAAAATCGCGCGAATTAAAACCGATGCGCGCGGCGATCGCCGCAATGCGCGCCGAAGTTGGACCGTCGGCAGAGCGCGACGGCGTTTTTCTTGCGATCGACATCGATCCGGTAAGGATGCTGTGA
- the aroC gene encoding chorismate synthase produces MLRFLTAGESHGPELVATVEGVPAGFDIDLAAINADLARRQKGYGRGGRMLIEKDEVRPVSGIRFGKSLGSPITFIIENRDFKNWVKRMSADPKDRAEADVVTRARPGHADLAGVLKYNLEDIRDVLERASARETTARVAIGALAKQILSPFGIDVLGYVASIGATEANTPAALSIEELRRITEASPVRVGDPDAEGKIIAEIDECKKTGDTLGGIVEVIATGLPVGLGSHVQWDRKLDGRLAFALLSVQAVKGVEFGLGFKAGRMRGSELHDEIGYDAAGRRFTRHSNNSGGTEGGMSTGEPIRVRVAFKPLSTLMRPLRSVDIKTKAEAVGAIERSDVCAIPAAAVIAESVVAFELAAAFLEKFGGDSIVEITRNFKGFLEQVRNY; encoded by the coding sequence ATGCTGCGATTTTTGACTGCCGGTGAATCGCACGGCCCAGAGCTGGTCGCGACGGTCGAAGGCGTGCCCGCCGGCTTCGACATCGACCTTGCCGCGATCAACGCCGATCTCGCACGCCGCCAAAAGGGCTACGGCCGCGGCGGCCGAATGCTGATCGAAAAGGACGAAGTGCGGCCGGTTTCCGGCATCCGCTTCGGCAAATCGCTCGGCAGTCCGATCACGTTCATCATCGAGAATCGCGACTTCAAGAATTGGGTCAAGCGGATGTCCGCCGATCCCAAGGATCGCGCCGAGGCGGACGTCGTCACGCGCGCGCGGCCCGGCCATGCCGACCTGGCGGGCGTGCTCAAATACAATCTCGAAGATATCCGCGACGTGCTCGAACGAGCTTCCGCGCGCGAAACCACTGCGCGCGTGGCGATCGGCGCCCTGGCAAAGCAAATTCTTTCGCCGTTTGGAATCGACGTGCTCGGCTACGTGGCGAGCATCGGCGCGACCGAGGCCAATACTCCTGCCGCGCTGAGCATCGAAGAGCTGCGCCGCATCACGGAAGCATCGCCAGTGCGCGTGGGGGACCCCGACGCCGAAGGTAAAATAATCGCCGAAATCGACGAGTGCAAAAAGACCGGCGACACGCTCGGCGGCATCGTCGAGGTGATTGCGACTGGACTTCCGGTCGGGCTCGGCAGTCACGTCCAATGGGATCGCAAACTCGACGGACGCCTCGCGTTCGCGCTGCTCAGCGTGCAGGCCGTCAAAGGCGTCGAGTTCGGGCTGGGCTTCAAGGCGGGTCGGATGCGCGGCTCCGAACTTCACGACGAAATCGGATACGACGCCGCCGGTCGCCGCTTCACCCGCCATTCCAACAATTCCGGCGGCACCGAGGGCGGCATGAGCACCGGCGAGCCGATCCGCGTCCGCGTCGCGTTCAAGCCGCTGTCGACGCTGATGCGGCCGCTGCGCTCGGTCGATATCAAAACCAAGGCGGAAGCAGTCGGCGCGATCGAGCGCTCGGATGTATGCGCGATTCCCGCCGCCGCGGTCATCGCGGAATCGGTGGTCGCGTTCGAACTTGCGGCGGCTTTCCTCGAAAAGTTTGGCGGCGATTCAATCGTCGAGATTACGCGCAACTTCAAAGGCTTTCTCGAACAGGTCCGCAACTACTGA
- a CDS encoding shikimate kinase, producing MTPKLILTGFMATGKSSVGPLVARRLGWKFVDVDAVIAVQAGKSIAQIFAEHGEADFRRLEREVVAHLTGDRRRCPQCHGLRPEVISTGGGVLLDESNCAALKRAGVIVCLTARPEVVAARVERSKSRRPKLTEGGKSTLARIKELMAERADAYARADVQIDTSDLTVDQLADHVIAAFAAHAARRCVPSADGVRSA from the coding sequence ATGACGCCCAAACTGATCCTCACCGGATTCATGGCCACCGGGAAAAGCTCGGTCGGCCCGCTGGTCGCGCGCCGGCTCGGATGGAAATTCGTGGACGTTGACGCGGTCATTGCCGTGCAGGCTGGAAAATCAATCGCGCAAATCTTCGCCGAGCATGGCGAGGCTGACTTCCGCCGGCTCGAACGCGAAGTGGTCGCGCACCTGACCGGCGATCGCCGGCGATGTCCCCAGTGCCACGGGCTGCGTCCCGAAGTGATTTCGACCGGCGGCGGCGTACTGCTCGACGAATCAAATTGCGCGGCGCTCAAGCGCGCCGGCGTGATCGTGTGCCTCACGGCGCGGCCCGAAGTCGTCGCAGCGCGCGTCGAGCGGTCGAAAAGCAGGCGCCCGAAATTGACCGAGGGCGGAAAATCCACTTTGGCTCGAATCAAAGAGCTGATGGCCGAGCGGGCGGACGCCTACGCTCGCGCCGATGTCCAAATCGACACCTCCGATCTCACAGTCGATCAACTCGCCGATCATGTGATCGCGGCCTTCGCCGCACACGCGGCGCGACGATGCGTGCCGTCGGCGGATGGCGTACGATCCGCATAG
- the aroB gene encoding 3-dehydroquinate synthase, whose protein sequence is MGAGILDRLGKLACDAGLKPGSCAVVTDSTVEKLYAARVEDTLGKSGFATAVISVPPGEASKSLPTLELLYDRMTEIGLDRNSVVFALGGGVVGDLAGFAAATFLRGVALVQVPTTVVAQVDSALGGKTAVNHRHAKNLIGAFHQPRLIVADVTALATLADREFREGLAEVIKYGAIMDAPMIADLERDLDSILARRPDLLEQVVARSLMHKAAVVGVDERESDLRKTLNFGHTIGHAIEASAGYGGYFHGEAVAIGMVAAARLSCSYAGFSADEASRLQRLIERAGLPTAMPPGWHGDDFIRALSLDKKRAAGAVEFVLLDRLGHSMTKSLSIDEIVAPLL, encoded by the coding sequence GTGGGCGCGGGAATTCTGGACCGGCTGGGCAAGCTGGCATGCGACGCCGGACTAAAGCCCGGTTCATGCGCCGTCGTCACGGACTCGACGGTCGAAAAACTCTACGCCGCGCGCGTCGAGGACACGCTTGGCAAAAGCGGCTTCGCAACCGCCGTAATTTCGGTGCCGCCCGGCGAAGCCTCCAAATCTCTGCCGACGCTCGAGCTTCTCTACGATCGGATGACTGAGATCGGGCTTGATCGCAACAGCGTTGTGTTCGCGCTTGGTGGCGGCGTCGTTGGCGATCTCGCTGGATTTGCGGCTGCGACCTTTCTGCGCGGCGTAGCGCTCGTACAAGTGCCGACCACGGTGGTGGCGCAAGTGGATTCCGCGCTCGGCGGCAAGACCGCGGTCAACCATCGCCACGCCAAAAACCTGATCGGCGCGTTCCACCAGCCGCGGCTGATTGTCGCCGACGTGACTGCGCTTGCAACGCTGGCCGACCGCGAGTTTCGCGAGGGCCTGGCCGAAGTCATCAAGTATGGCGCAATCATGGATGCGCCGATGATCGCGGACCTGGAACGCGACCTCGATTCGATCCTTGCCCGCCGGCCCGATCTGCTCGAGCAAGTCGTCGCGCGATCGCTGATGCACAAAGCCGCCGTCGTCGGCGTCGACGAGCGCGAAAGCGATCTCCGCAAAACCCTGAATTTCGGCCACACCATCGGTCACGCGATCGAAGCGAGTGCTGGTTACGGCGGCTACTTTCACGGTGAGGCGGTCGCGATCGGGATGGTCGCGGCGGCCCGGCTGTCCTGCTCGTATGCCGGCTTCTCAGCCGACGAAGCGTCGCGTCTGCAGCGTCTGATCGAGCGTGCCGGCTTGCCAACTGCGATGCCTCCCGGATGGCACGGCGACGACTTTATCCGCGCGCTTAGTCTCGACAAGAAACGCGCCGCTGGCGCGGTCGAATTCGTGCTGCTCGACCGCCTGGGTCATTCGATGACCAAGAGCCTCTCGATTGACGAGATCGTCGCACCTCTGCTCTGA
- a CDS encoding helix-turn-helix domain-containing protein yields MDRFDEMKSSVLTVQEVSTYLRVHSSTVYRMLKKNQLPAFRVGSDWRFTVEAIDKWRAAVESGAPLPTSHHELSSK; encoded by the coding sequence ATGGATCGATTCGATGAAATGAAGAGCAGTGTCCTGACGGTGCAGGAAGTATCAACCTACCTCCGGGTGCATTCGTCCACGGTTTACCGGATGCTGAAGAAAAATCAGCTTCCTGCTTTCCGCGTCGGCAGCGACTGGCGGTTTACCGTCGAGGCAATCGACAAATGGCGCGCCGCGGTAGAGTCCGGCGCCCCGCTTCCCACGAGCCACCACGAACTGAGTTCAAAGTAG
- the lspA gene encoding signal peptidase II, giving the protein MQEQSSVKPLPSPVPGQGAGKESAGRTPRKPFLLLIGAITIPIILLDQATKLFVKAHMALYESIAIVPNYLDITYTLNPGAAFSMLADAPPWVRRAFLLSMSCAAIIVLIVLIARSERVTINSVAFALILAGAAGNLIDRATRDGRVIDFVRAHYYDLNYPVFNVADSAITIGVALIILASLFGGDAEPKPNHSS; this is encoded by the coding sequence TTGCAGGAACAATCGAGCGTCAAGCCTCTTCCCAGCCCTGTACCTGGGCAAGGAGCGGGCAAAGAATCAGCCGGCCGGACGCCGCGCAAGCCGTTCCTGCTTTTGATCGGCGCTATCACGATTCCGATCATCCTGCTCGATCAGGCAACCAAACTGTTCGTCAAGGCGCACATGGCGCTGTATGAAAGCATCGCGATTGTCCCGAACTACCTGGACATCACGTACACGCTGAATCCCGGCGCGGCGTTCAGCATGCTGGCTGACGCGCCGCCGTGGGTCCGTCGAGCGTTTCTGCTGTCGATGTCGTGCGCGGCGATAATTGTGCTGATCGTATTGATAGCGCGATCGGAGCGCGTGACTATCAATTCGGTTGCGTTCGCGCTGATCCTGGCCGGCGCTGCGGGAAACCTGATCGATCGTGCAACTCGCGACGGCCGCGTGATCGACTTTGTGCGCGCGCATTACTACGACCTGAACTACCCGGTGTTCAACGTCGCGGACAGCGCGATCACCATTGGCGTCGCGCTGATCATCCTCGCGTCGTTGTTTGGCGGCGACGCCGAGCCCAAGCCAAATCATTCCAGCTAA